A single genomic interval of Pieris brassicae chromosome 14, ilPieBrab1.1, whole genome shotgun sequence harbors:
- the LOC123717947 gene encoding zinc finger protein 160-like isoform X3, which translates to MEGKVWRPGPTVCRCCLSEGCYKDISTEYFWMGKKEVYADMLSDTFNLSIQYAPTGGPNSQSRLICEPCISRLRDATDFRRQIKECEQTFMEYLNPSTTVDIEIPAELPEKEVKIVTVKVEKPLSDDDDFGDTELLDDDDDDLDDEPLMNLASKVPKKESVDVTDLIDNAKAEKRKSTTKVKATPKKAKVKEAKPSVSKAKPEKKKKASDVSPTPRTSIWQMTVYERLNAASFLENTTAKPFYYYQANFKCFFCSEIFTEVTSVLKHTDSHLMTDRSSLLRNYLRKGKRVIKVDISNLKCRICDEKHSDIDEIRKHLAGAHKKEFNSAGNGVIAYDLRLKNGLLSCHKCNKTFNSFFLLNRHMNVHFSVVCETCGLGFMSHHRLISHRIVHQNGVHRCDNCEEVFATKLKLRYHMFKKHEINTKRRKPLKCPHCLERFAEHYRKMTHLKEVHGITFTFDCQSCKAVFPTRRALTEHTTKQHTQKIQCKVCGKCFGTRSLLKMHSRGHTGERNFSCGICHKSYMHERTLRQHMRVHGPVWKFTCSECGHGFHNRNDFNQHMKQWHPQIIVKNFSELSSVVLSSDQVG; encoded by the exons ATTCAATATGCACCAACTGGTGGGCCAAACAGTCAGAGTCGTTTGATATGTGAACCATGCATCTCCAGGCTACGGGATGCCACAGACTTTAGGCGACAAATTAAGGAATGTGAACAGACTTTTATGGAATACCTGAACCCTAGTACAACTGTTGATATTGAAA ttcCAGCGGAGCTGCCTGAGAAGGAAGTCAAAATTGTGACCGTCAAAGTTGAGAAGCCGTTGAGCGATGACGATGACTTTGGTGATACGGAATTacttgatgatgatgatgatgatc TTGACGATGAGCCCCTAATGAATTTAGCATCCAAAGTCCCGAAGAAGGAGAGTGTAGACGTAACGGATTTAATAGACAATGCGAAAGCTGAAAAGCGGAAATCAACGACAAAAGTAAAGGCGACACCTAAAAAGGCGAAAGTTAAAGAGGCAAAGCCGTCTGTCAGCAAAGCCAAACCggagaagaagaagaaag CATCCGATGTCTCCCCGACGCCACGCACAAGCATTTGGCAAATGACAGTTTATGAAAGACTGAACGCTGCGTCATTCCTCGAAAACACAACCGCGAAACCGTTCTACTATTACCAGGCAAACTTCAAATGCTTCTTCTGCAGTGAGATCTTCACAGAAGTCACCTCCGTTCTTAAGCATACAGATTCCCATCTCATGACAGACAGGTCGAGTTTATTACGCAACTATCTAAGAAAAGGAAAACGCGTTATCAAAGTAgatatatcaaatttaaaatgccGCATTTGTGACGAGAAACACTCGGATATTGACGAAATTCGGAAGCATCTAGCTGGCGCTCATAAGAAAGAATTTAATAGCGCCGGTAATGGCGTGATCGCTTATGACTTGCGGCTTAAAAATGGACTTTTATCATGCCATAAATGCAATAAAACATTCAACTCGTTCTTTCTACTGAACAGGCATATGAATGTTCACTTCAGTGTCGTGTGCGAGACGTGCGGCCTAGGTTTCATGTCGCACCACAGACTAATAAGCCACAGAATTGTTCACCAGAACGGTGTCCACAGATGCGATAATTGTGAAGAAGTTTTCGCTACGAAATTGAAGTTGAGGTATCATATGTTTAAAAAGCACGAAATTAACACGAAACGACGGAAACCTTTAAAATGTCCGCATTGTTTGGAGAGGTTTGCAGAGCATTATCGCAAGATGACGCACTTGAAAGAGGTGCACGGTATAACTTTCACATTCGACTGCCAGTCCTGCAAAGCGGTGTTTCCGACGCGGCGAGCGTTGACGGAACACACGACCAAGCAACACACCCAAAAGATACAATGCAAAGTATGTGGGAAGTGCTTTGGGACACGGTCGTTATTGAAAATGCATTCAAGAGGTCATACCGGCGAGAGGAATTTCTCATGTGGCATCTGTCATAAGTCATACATGCACGAACGGACGCTACGCCAGCACATGCGGGTCCATGGGCCGGTTTGGAAGTTCACGTGTAGCGAGTGTGGCCACGGATTTCATAATAGAAACGATTTTAATCAACACATGAAACAATGGCACCCGCagataattgttaaaaactttAGTGAATTGAGTAGTGTAGTGTTGAGTTCGGATCAAGTTGGTTAG
- the LOC123717947 gene encoding zinc finger protein 26-like isoform X2: protein MEGKVWRPGPTVCRCCLSEGCYKDISTEYFWMGKKEVYADMLSDTFNLSIQYAPTGGPNSQSRLICEPCISRLRDATDFRRQIKECEQTFMEYLNPSTTVDIEIPAELPEKEVKIVTVKVEKPLSDDDDFGDTELLDDDDDDLDDEPLMNLASKVPKKESVDVTDLIDNAKAEKRKSTTKVKATPKKAKVKEAKPSVSKAKPEKKKKGSKLEIRRNDTKKIILVYQTPQRRNAELILKYSSASPFKMRFSQILCAYCHDEYDNLAILRGHMIADHSNSDLKNVFYRAKDNLVKIDITGLKCKLCDLDMDDVDMLMSHLSREHNKPVRFNARFGILPYKEINDQWLCVYCQKVFKEFIHLNRHILCHFMNYSCEKCGTTFVSDHALKDHHRQVKCFRSAYKARNGRALKPRTNAEIILQCSTACPFRTWKSNFNCVFCRVQTNNPSNLRVHVATQHENYDVQTAFYKKLGKEFLKVDITDLQCKLCFMPINNFDTLTYHLKTDHQQPINSDAQIGLLPFRLNDGSIWKCTICPNEFKDFVSLKKHTSEHFQNYVCDTCGEGFITESAMIAHTKIPHENKYNCSRCIATFSTLQERNIHVKTQHTSTPYMCVYCKDKPRFANWELRKKHLMEVHNYKTGADKYECAACQKTFKTRSGKYNHMARTHRMKKDSELNYPCHSCPKAFTTQLFLDKHVAKKHFDM from the exons ATTCAATATGCACCAACTGGTGGGCCAAACAGTCAGAGTCGTTTGATATGTGAACCATGCATCTCCAGGCTACGGGATGCCACAGACTTTAGGCGACAAATTAAGGAATGTGAACAGACTTTTATGGAATACCTGAACCCTAGTACAACTGTTGATATTGAAA ttcCAGCGGAGCTGCCTGAGAAGGAAGTCAAAATTGTGACCGTCAAAGTTGAGAAGCCGTTGAGCGATGACGATGACTTTGGTGATACGGAATTacttgatgatgatgatgatgatc TTGACGATGAGCCCCTAATGAATTTAGCATCCAAAGTCCCGAAGAAGGAGAGTGTAGACGTAACGGATTTAATAGACAATGCGAAAGCTGAAAAGCGGAAATCAACGACAAAAGTAAAGGCGACACCTAAAAAGGCGAAAGTTAAAGAGGCAAAGCCGTCTGTCAGCAAAGCCAAACCggagaagaagaagaaag gTTCCAAATTGGAAATTCGCCGTAATGacacaaagaaaataatattagtttaccAAACGCCACAACGTCGTAACGcggaattaatattaaaatattccagTGCCTCTCCGTTTAAAATGCGTTTTAGCCAAATACTTTGCGCCTATTGCCACGACGAATATGATAACTTAGCTATATTACGTGGTCATATGATAGCAGACCATTCAAATTCAGAtctaaaaaatgtattctataGGGCGAAggataatttagttaaaattgacATTACGGGATTGAAGTGTAAACTGTGCGATCTGGATATGGACGACGTTGATATGCTAATGTCTCATCTCTCCAGAGAGCACAATAAACCTGTTAGGTTTAACGCCCGCTTCGGTATTCTACCTTACAAAGAAATTAACGACCAATGGCTATGTGTATATTGTCAAAAGgtttttaaagaattcattCATCTCAACAGACACATTCTGTGTCACTTTATGAATTATAGTTGCGAAAAGTGCGGCACGACTTTTGTTTCTGATCACGCGTTGAAAGATCACCACAGGCAGGTGAAGTGTTTCAGGAGTGCGTATAAAGCGCGAAATGGGCGGGCACTCAAGCCTCGTACTAATGCCGAAATTATTCTTCAATGTTCCACGGCTTGTCCGTTTCGTACTTGGAAGAGTAATTTCAATTGTGTCTTCTGTAgggtacaaacaaataatccGAGCAACCTTCGCGTTCACGTTGCGACACAACATGAGAACTACGATGTACAGACAGCGTTTTATAAGAAACTTGGAAAGGAGTTCCTAAAAGTCGACATAACGGATCTTCAGTGCAAGCTATGTTTTATgccgataaataattttgatactttAACTTATCATTTGAAGACCGATCACCAGCAGCCGATAAACTCTGATGCTCAGATAGGTCTGCTGCCTTTTCGTTTGAATGACGGTTCCATCTGGAAATGCACGATTTGTCCTAACGAGTTCAAAGATTTTGTGTCCCTAAAAAAACACACGTCTGAGCATTTCCAAAACTATGTATGCGATACATGCGGCGAGGGTTTTATTACGGAGTCCGCGATGATAGCTCATACGAAAATACCTCATGAGAATAAGTATAATTGTAGCAGGTGTATTGCAACGTTCTCAACTCTCCAGGAACGTAATATTCACGTGAAAACACAACACACATCAACACCGTACATGTGCGTGTATTGTAAGGACAAACCCCGTTTCGCCAATTGGGAGTTGCGTAAAAAACATTTGATGGAGGTTCATAACTATAAAACTGGGGCGGATAAATACGAATGCGCCGCTTGCCAGAAGACATTTAAGACGCGCTCTGGTAAATACAATCATATGGCCAGGACGCATAGGATGAAAAAAGATTCGGAGTTGAACTATCCGTGCCATAGTTGCCCGAAAGCTTTCACAACTCAATTGTTTTTGGATAAACACGTCGCTAAGAAGCATTTTGATATGTAA
- the LOC123717947 gene encoding GDNF-inducible zinc finger protein 1-like isoform X10: protein MEGKVWRPGPTVCRCCLSEGCYKDISTEYFWMGKKEVYADMLSDTFNLSIQYAPTGGPNSQSRLICEPCISRLRDATDFRRQIKECEQTFMEYLNPSTTVDIEIPAELPEKEVKIVTVKVEKPLSDDDDFGDTELLDDDDDDLDDEPLMNLASKVPKKESVDVTDLIDNAKAEKRKSTTKVKATPKKAKVKEAKPSVSKAKPEKKKKGSSIADNRAKGRKLKESVSARQMLRRRRANNELPEESERRIAKTMMQRNALVLLECSTAWAFRWFRCAYYCSYCDNKFLEPNDLRVHIRSNHLHQQPTKKLFAKLTENNMLKVEVSDLKCRLCGLNFNTIDGFKEHLVFVHQKKLYPNYSDGVLPFKLGSNDFKCPKCQVGFASFSKMNEHMNIHFRNYICDACGKGFVSKSRFRAHVQSHEVGSFPCGVCDEVLETRTARMCHRVKVHLKGVKYACPRCPEVFAKYNARLKHLVDKHGQQKVYYPCANCEKIFETSCNRSAHYRVSHKMGKKCSDLNHSRNDKCADSL from the exons ATTCAATATGCACCAACTGGTGGGCCAAACAGTCAGAGTCGTTTGATATGTGAACCATGCATCTCCAGGCTACGGGATGCCACAGACTTTAGGCGACAAATTAAGGAATGTGAACAGACTTTTATGGAATACCTGAACCCTAGTACAACTGTTGATATTGAAA ttcCAGCGGAGCTGCCTGAGAAGGAAGTCAAAATTGTGACCGTCAAAGTTGAGAAGCCGTTGAGCGATGACGATGACTTTGGTGATACGGAATTacttgatgatgatgatgatgatc TTGACGATGAGCCCCTAATGAATTTAGCATCCAAAGTCCCGAAGAAGGAGAGTGTAGACGTAACGGATTTAATAGACAATGCGAAAGCTGAAAAGCGGAAATCAACGACAAAAGTAAAGGCGACACCTAAAAAGGCGAAAGTTAAAGAGGCAAAGCCGTCTGTCAGCAAAGCCAAACCggagaagaagaagaaag GTTCCTCTATTGCGGATAATCGGGCTAAAGGTAGAAAGTTAAAAGAGTCCGTCAGCGCTCGGCAAATGCTCAGGCGGCGGCGTGCTAATAACGAACTCCCAGAAGAGTCAGAAAGACGCATCGCTAAGACTATGATGCAAAGAAACGCGCTAGTCCTCTTGGAGTGTTCAACCGCTTGGGCATTCCGCTGGTTCCGATGCGCGTATTATTGCTCCTACTGTGATAACAAGTTCCTTGAACCGAATGATTTACGTGTTCATATACGCTCCAACCATTTACACCAACAGCCCACCAAAAAGCTATTTGCAAAGCTCACCGAGAATAATATGCTGAAAGTTGAAGTTTCCGACTTAAAGTGTAGACTTTGCGGGCTTAATTTTAACACTATTGACGGTTTCAAAGAACACTTGGTTTTTGTGCATCAGAAAAAGTTGTATCCTAATTATAGCGATGGTGTACTGCCGTTTAAACTTGGCTCCAATGATTTTAAATGTCCCAAATGTCAAGTAGGCTTTGCATCTTTCTCGAAAATGAATGAACATATGAACATCCATTTTAGGAACTATATCTGTGATGCGTGTGGCAAAGGCTTTGTGTCGAAATCCCGGTTTAGAGCTCACGTTCAGTCTCACGAGGTTGGTAGTTTTCCTTGTGGTGTATGCGATGAGGTCTTGGAGACGAGGACTGCTCGCATGTGTCACAGAGTGAAGGTCCATCTTAAGGGTGTTAAGTACGCTTGTCCACGGTGTCCGGAGGTGTTTGCTAAATATAACGCGCGTCTCAAACATTTAGTTGACAAACACGGCCAGCAGAAAGTGTATTATCCCTGTGCTAATTGTGAAAAGATATTCGAGACGAGCTGCAATAGATCAGCTCACTATAGGGTGTCTCACAAAATGGGAAAGAAATGTTCGGATTTGAATCATTCTCGGAATGATAAATGCGCGGATAGTCTGTGA
- the LOC123717947 gene encoding zinc finger protein 708-like isoform X7, whose product MEGKVWRPGPTVCRCCLSEGCYKDISTEYFWMGKKEVYADMLSDTFNLSIQYAPTGGPNSQSRLICEPCISRLRDATDFRRQIKECEQTFMEYLNPSTTVDIEIPAELPEKEVKIVTVKVEKPLSDDDDFGDTELLDDDDDDLDDEPLMNLASKVPKKESVDVTDLIDNAKAEKRKSTTKVKATPKKAKVKEAKPSVSKAKPEKKKKGPRNFAKSESLEYAKELLQFSTAYPFRLQGSYLCCIYCAKVFKLPSELREHIDDCHKTIDVVNTLSNKCSGKDIFYKVDCTDLKCRLCGTRFNKVDDVARHLKYDHDRRIDLNSGNRIQVYKLADGEYNCAICSKNLHSFISLWRHTAAHYNKYTCDTCGNRYLAFGSLKFHIRSVHSKPNCSKCHAEFETNEMLLEHNKNTKACWHFTCVTCGERFRSFKEKQTHAEKVHKKEKLMYTCAKCDITYKNHRQFYHHSIVMHSNDFFTCSFCSMKFGSKHTMRQHMATHTGEKKFECDFCHKSFTRKSNLVPHILLHSGEHYSCAICSKKFSLKRSWQKHMRVQHSKIKPGSKDLKKP is encoded by the exons ATTCAATATGCACCAACTGGTGGGCCAAACAGTCAGAGTCGTTTGATATGTGAACCATGCATCTCCAGGCTACGGGATGCCACAGACTTTAGGCGACAAATTAAGGAATGTGAACAGACTTTTATGGAATACCTGAACCCTAGTACAACTGTTGATATTGAAA ttcCAGCGGAGCTGCCTGAGAAGGAAGTCAAAATTGTGACCGTCAAAGTTGAGAAGCCGTTGAGCGATGACGATGACTTTGGTGATACGGAATTacttgatgatgatgatgatgatc TTGACGATGAGCCCCTAATGAATTTAGCATCCAAAGTCCCGAAGAAGGAGAGTGTAGACGTAACGGATTTAATAGACAATGCGAAAGCTGAAAAGCGGAAATCAACGACAAAAGTAAAGGCGACACCTAAAAAGGCGAAAGTTAAAGAGGCAAAGCCGTCTGTCAGCAAAGCCAAACCggagaagaagaagaaag GGCCCAGAAATTTTGCAAAATCCGAATCATTGGAATATGCCAAGGAATTGTTACAATTCTCAACTGCGTATCCGTTTCGACTGCAAGGGTCCTACTTGTGTTGTATCTATTGCGCTAAAGTGTTTAAACTACCGAGTGAGTTGCGAGAGCACATAGATGATTGTCATAAAACAATTGATGTTGTTAATACATTGTCGAACAAGTGTTCTGGGAAggatattttctataaagtcGATTGTACTGATTTGAAATGTCGACTGTGTGGAACGAGATTCAATAAAGTAGATGATGTGGCTAGACATCTCAAATATGATCACGATCGAAGAATCGATCTTAACAGCGGTAATAGGATACAAGTTTACAAACTTGCTGACGGCGAATACAACTGCGCTATATGTAGTAAAAATCTCCATAGCTTCATCAGTCTATGGAGACACACGGCCGCGCATTACAATAAGTATACGTGTGACACATGTGGTAACAGATATCTGGCATTTGGATCGTTGAAATTTCACATTCGCTCTGTTCACTCGAAGCCTAATTGCAGCAAATGTCACGCCGAGTTTGAGACCAACGAAATGCTGCTcgaacataataaaaacactaaaGCGTGCTGGCATTTCACCTGTGTGACATGCGGTGAGAGATTTAGATCGTTCAAAGAGAAACAAACGCACGCGGAGAAGGTGCACAAGAAGGAGAAGCTGATGTACACGTGCGCGAAATGCGATATAACGTACAAAAATCACCGGCAATTTTATCACCACAGCATTGTGATGCATTCAAACGATTTTTTCACGTGCTCGTTTTGTAGTATGAAATTCGGCTCGAAGCACACAATGAGACAGCATATGGCGACCCACACTGGGGAGAAGAAGTTTGAGTGTGACTTCTGTCACAAATCGTTTACGCGAAAGTCGAATTTGGTGCCGCACATATTGCTCCATAGTGGGGAGCACTATTCATGTGCGATTTGTTCTAAAAAGTTCTCGCTGAAGAGAAGTTGGCAAAAGCATATGCGTGTACAGCACTCGAAGATCAAACCAGGATCTAAAGATTTAAAGAAACCGTGA
- the LOC123717947 gene encoding gastrula zinc finger protein XlCGF26.1-like isoform X11, whose product MEGKVWRPGPTVCRCCLSEGCYKDISTEYFWMGKKEVYADMLSDTFNLSIQYAPTGGPNSQSRLICEPCISRLRDATDFRRQIKECEQTFMEYLNPSTTVDIEIPAELPEKEVKIVTVKVEKPLSDDDDFGDTELLDDDDDDLDDEPLMNLASKVPKKESVDVTDLIDNAKAEKRKSTTKVKATPKKAKVKEAKPSVSKAKPEKKKKAAENASNETEILERLNAATLIEHTTIKPFLYQPPNFKCFYCFQTFPDISSLLQHDSHSIPRRPLLIKNHLKRNIKADISELKCRICGERFADLSDIRLHLDEVHKKLFYNADNGVITYDLTLKDGQLECHKCKKILHSFFLLNKHMNEHSNVVCETCGLGFVSKQRLRCHMTVHQNGVYKCGNCDAVLPTKFALRYHYLSRHAVEKKRFKCALCFERFSEHYTKMKHLKEIHGILFNFTCSMCKENFHTRKAFWKHKNKMHNQTIKCEICGKCFGENWVLKMHLKSHTGDKPYGCDICQKSYKQKKSLLKHKTVHET is encoded by the exons ATTCAATATGCACCAACTGGTGGGCCAAACAGTCAGAGTCGTTTGATATGTGAACCATGCATCTCCAGGCTACGGGATGCCACAGACTTTAGGCGACAAATTAAGGAATGTGAACAGACTTTTATGGAATACCTGAACCCTAGTACAACTGTTGATATTGAAA ttcCAGCGGAGCTGCCTGAGAAGGAAGTCAAAATTGTGACCGTCAAAGTTGAGAAGCCGTTGAGCGATGACGATGACTTTGGTGATACGGAATTacttgatgatgatgatgatgatc TTGACGATGAGCCCCTAATGAATTTAGCATCCAAAGTCCCGAAGAAGGAGAGTGTAGACGTAACGGATTTAATAGACAATGCGAAAGCTGAAAAGCGGAAATCAACGACAAAAGTAAAGGCGACACCTAAAAAGGCGAAAGTTAAAGAGGCAAAGCCGTCTGTCAGCAAAGCCAAACCggagaagaagaagaaag CCGCTGAGAATGCATCAAACGAAACAGAGATCCTTGAACGCCTAAACGCAGCCACCTTGATCGAACACACCACCATCAAACCGTTCCTCTACCAACCGCCCAACTTCAAATGTTTCTATTGCTTCCAAACATTCCCAGATATCTCATCACTACTCCAACACGACAGCCATTCCATCCCCCGTAGACCGCTATTGATAAAGAACCATTTGAAGCGTAATATAAAAGCGGATATATCCGAGCTAAAATGCAGAATTTGCGGGGAAAGATTCGCTGATCTGTCTGACATAAGACTTCATTTAGATGAAGTCCACAAAAAGCTGTTTTATAACGCTGATAATGGCGTTATTACATATGATCTAACTTTAAAAGATGGACAGCTAGAATGTCACAAATGTAAGAAGATACTTCATTCATTTTTTCTACTCAATAAACACATGAATGAGCATTCAAATGTAGTCTGTGAAACCTGTGGCCTCGGCTTCGTGTCAAAGCAAAGGTTAAGGTGTCATATGACAGTTCATCAAAATGGCGTCTATAAGTGTGGGAATTGCGACGCGGTGTTGCCAACTAAATTCGCTTTACGTTACCATTATCTATCGAGGCATGCGGTTGAGAAGAAGCGGTTCAAATGCGCTCTCTGCTTCGAGCGATTTTCCGAGCATTACACGAAAATGAAGCATTTGAAAGAAATACAtgggattttatttaattttacctgtTCGATGTGTAAAGAGAATTTTCACACGCGCAAGGCCTTTTGGAAACACAAAAATAAGATGCATAACCAGACAATTAAATGCGAGATCTGTGGGAAGTGTTTTGGGGAGAATTGGGTGTTGAAAATGCATTTGAAATCTCATACCGGGGATAAGCCGTACGGTTGTGATATCTGTCAGAAGTCGTATAAACAGAAGAAGAGCTTGTTAAAACACAAGACTGTGCACGAAACGTAG